A genomic segment from Desulfurispirillum indicum S5 encodes:
- a CDS encoding SixA phosphatase family protein has protein sequence MKPYLLYVTRHAKSSWDDPASRDFDRTLNQRGLANAPQTGQQLLARGIHLDSIVSSPAVRAKATAQLIAHAMDYSPENILFQQRIYEASSSDLASVVAQLDPAWYSVLLCGHNPGLTDFITKYSDLNLDNLPTAAVAALQFELPWKDIHRQKGKCLFFYSPRQGFIEP, from the coding sequence GTGAAACCGTACCTGCTCTATGTCACCCGCCACGCCAAATCCAGCTGGGATGACCCCGCCAGCCGGGATTTCGACCGCACCCTGAACCAGCGTGGCCTGGCCAACGCGCCACAGACAGGGCAGCAGCTCCTGGCCCGAGGGATACACCTGGACTCCATCGTCTCCAGCCCGGCAGTGCGGGCCAAGGCCACAGCCCAGCTCATCGCCCATGCAATGGACTATTCACCGGAAAACATTCTCTTCCAGCAGCGCATTTATGAAGCCAGCAGCAGCGACCTCGCCTCGGTGGTGGCACAACTGGACCCGGCGTGGTATAGTGTGCTCCTGTGTGGCCACAATCCCGGCCTCACCGACTTTATTACCAAGTACAGCGACCTCAACCTGGACAACCTGCCCACCGCAGCAGTCGCCGCCTTGCAATTTGAGCTGCCATGGAAGGACATCCATCGGCAAAAGGGCAAATGCCTGTTTTTCTACTCTCCACGGCAAGGCTTTATCGAACCATAG
- a CDS encoding 3'-5' exonuclease, giving the protein MNLHAPRSLEQDAICKEHINQLPLLDFTGNIELITTEEQCHEALPALQQCPVLGFDTETRPTFRKGQFFLPSLIQLATHNHVYLFQISRFNLPAGLLEIFSSQHIVKVGAGLNYDVKQLQQIAAFDEQSFVDIAHLATRLGIKQTGLRTLCALLFGKRLSKKARCSDWSRKHLSAEQIKYAAADAWISRELYMALNSLLEKQNASAEPMVSGK; this is encoded by the coding sequence ATGAACCTGCACGCCCCCCGTTCCCTGGAACAGGACGCCATCTGCAAAGAGCACATTAACCAGCTGCCCCTGCTGGATTTCACAGGAAATATTGAACTGATCACCACGGAAGAACAATGCCACGAAGCACTGCCCGCCCTGCAGCAGTGCCCGGTGCTGGGCTTTGATACGGAAACACGTCCCACCTTCCGCAAGGGGCAGTTCTTCCTGCCCTCGCTGATACAGCTGGCAACCCATAACCACGTCTACCTCTTCCAGATCAGCCGCTTCAACCTGCCCGCCGGGCTGCTGGAGATATTCTCCAGCCAGCACATCGTCAAGGTCGGAGCCGGCCTGAACTATGATGTCAAGCAGCTCCAGCAGATTGCCGCCTTTGATGAACAGAGCTTTGTTGACATTGCCCACCTGGCGACCCGCCTCGGCATCAAACAGACCGGCCTGCGCACCCTGTGCGCCCTGCTCTTTGGCAAACGCCTTTCCAAAAAGGCCCGTTGCTCCGACTGGAGCCGCAAACACCTCTCCGCTGAGCAGATCAAGTATGCCGCCGCTGACGCCTGGATCAGCCGTGAACTCTATATGGCCCTCAACAGCCTTCTGGAAAAGCAGAACGCCTCTGCTGAACCCATGGTTTCAGGGAAGTAG
- a CDS encoding ABC transporter permease, with translation MTSSLHLAFQNLLRHRTRSALTMLGIAASVGVLFAVFSFNRGFEQSLAQQLDQTGLHFMVVPSGCAHEVASLVLHGNVIPRYIDDGVMEHVLATEGVALATPILVAQLPNPAQKRIDLIYGVDMKVLEEIKPDWDITGSIPRSAHEILLGYEVAQHTGLKAGDSFRYPQMDELFHVAGVIGNTTSADDAFVYFPIATAQRLMESPGGATAIGVKVDNPERLGLVTEALEKAVPGIQIVTMGQVMNSISNLAASAKSLSISIALIAVMISAVGVMNSILMAVFERTQELGMMRAIGASRFDVFRMILKETTILSLAGGVVGIIIAVLGSRGIESFVRSVMPYVPSGDLVRFELSVALGSVAFIFVVGLLSGLYPAWKASKINPIEAIKG, from the coding sequence ATGACAAGTTCCCTGCATCTGGCTTTTCAGAACCTCCTGCGTCACCGCACGCGCAGTGCTTTGACCATGCTGGGCATCGCGGCTTCCGTCGGTGTGCTCTTTGCGGTCTTTTCCTTTAATCGCGGCTTTGAACAGAGTCTTGCCCAGCAGCTGGATCAGACGGGGCTGCACTTCATGGTGGTTCCCTCGGGCTGTGCCCATGAGGTGGCTTCCCTGGTGCTCCATGGCAACGTGATTCCCCGCTACATTGACGATGGTGTCATGGAACATGTTCTCGCCACCGAAGGTGTGGCGCTGGCAACCCCCATTCTGGTGGCCCAGCTGCCCAACCCCGCCCAGAAGCGCATTGACCTGATCTATGGTGTCGATATGAAGGTGCTGGAGGAGATCAAACCCGACTGGGATATCACAGGCTCCATTCCACGCAGTGCACATGAAATTCTGCTGGGATACGAGGTGGCGCAGCACACGGGTCTCAAGGCCGGCGACAGTTTCCGCTACCCCCAGATGGACGAGCTCTTCCATGTTGCCGGTGTCATCGGCAACACCACTTCTGCCGATGACGCTTTTGTCTACTTCCCCATCGCCACGGCTCAGCGTCTGATGGAGAGCCCCGGTGGTGCCACGGCCATTGGTGTAAAGGTGGACAATCCTGAACGGCTGGGCCTGGTTACCGAGGCGCTGGAAAAAGCCGTTCCCGGCATTCAGATCGTGACCATGGGGCAGGTGATGAACAGCATCTCCAACCTGGCGGCTTCTGCCAAGTCCCTGAGCATCTCCATCGCCCTGATCGCCGTGATGATCAGTGCCGTCGGTGTCATGAACTCCATCCTCATGGCGGTTTTCGAGCGCACACAGGAGCTTGGCATGATGCGGGCCATTGGTGCTTCACGCTTTGATGTCTTCCGCATGATTCTCAAGGAGACCACCATTCTCTCCCTGGCTGGCGGGGTGGTGGGTATTATCATCGCCGTGCTGGGTTCCCGTGGTATTGAAAGCTTTGTGCGCAGTGTGATGCCCTACGTGCCCAGTGGAGACCTGGTGCGCTTTGAGCTGTCGGTAGCCCTTGGCAGCGTTGCCTTTATCTTTGTTGTCGGCCTGCTCTCCGGCCTCTATCCGGCCTGGAAGGCATCGAAAATCAACCCAATCGAGGCGATCAAAGGATGA
- the wrbA gene encoding NAD(P)H:quinone oxidoreductase, translating into MKIAIVFYSMYGHVYQMAQAIAEGAKKVEGAEVKLLQVPETLPVEVLEKMGAVEARKSFAHIPTATVEDLEWADAIIFGTPTRFGNMCGQMRQFLDATGQLWASGSLVGKVGSVFTSTATQHGGQESTLLSFHITLLHHGMVVAGLPYAFQGQTRVDEITGCSPYGASTIAAGDGSRQPSQNELDGARFQGEYVAGIARKLTCC; encoded by the coding sequence ATGAAGATAGCCATTGTCTTTTACTCCATGTATGGTCACGTGTATCAGATGGCCCAGGCAATTGCCGAGGGTGCGAAAAAGGTTGAGGGGGCAGAGGTGAAGCTTCTGCAGGTTCCCGAAACCCTTCCCGTTGAAGTGCTGGAAAAGATGGGCGCCGTGGAAGCCCGCAAGAGCTTTGCCCACATTCCCACCGCGACCGTTGAGGACCTGGAGTGGGCCGATGCCATTATTTTCGGCACTCCCACCCGCTTTGGCAATATGTGTGGCCAGATGCGTCAGTTCCTGGATGCCACCGGCCAGCTGTGGGCATCGGGTTCCCTGGTGGGCAAGGTGGGCAGCGTCTTCACCAGCACCGCCACCCAGCACGGCGGTCAGGAATCCACCCTGCTGAGTTTCCACATCACCCTGCTGCACCACGGTATGGTGGTGGCCGGACTGCCCTACGCCTTCCAGGGGCAGACCCGGGTGGACGAAATCACCGGCTGCTCACCCTACGGCGCTTCCACCATTGCCGCTGGCGATGGCTCACGGCAGCCCAGCCAGAACGAACTGGATGGCGCCCGCTTCCAGGGCGAGTATGTGGCAGGAATTGCCCGCAAGCTGACCTGCTGCTGA
- a CDS encoding ABC transporter ATP-binding protein, translating into MIQLKGIEKSYRRGVENVHALAGIDLEIAAGELIAVVGPSGAGKTTLLHILGCLDLPTKGQMHFDGARVDTMGESQLVALRREKIGFIFQQFYLIPGLSVFDNIALPLLFSRKKADPAVIRELAATVGLGDRINHSPSQLSGGEMQRVAVARALVNNPEIILADEPTGNLDSENSEKIFGLLRSLHERGITVVMITHNDELAQRAQRVIRLRDGKICSRQ; encoded by the coding sequence ATGATACAACTCAAAGGAATAGAAAAATCGTATCGGCGTGGCGTGGAAAACGTGCACGCCCTGGCAGGAATCGATCTGGAAATCGCTGCTGGTGAGCTGATTGCCGTTGTCGGCCCCTCCGGCGCCGGCAAGACCACCCTGCTGCACATTCTCGGCTGCCTGGATCTGCCCACCAAAGGTCAGATGCACTTTGACGGCGCACGGGTGGACACCATGGGTGAATCTCAGCTGGTGGCCCTGCGCCGCGAGAAAATCGGCTTTATCTTTCAGCAGTTTTACCTGATTCCCGGCCTCAGCGTCTTCGATAACATCGCCTTGCCCCTGCTGTTCTCACGCAAGAAGGCCGACCCCGCCGTCATCCGAGAACTGGCGGCAACCGTGGGCCTTGGAGATCGCATCAACCACAGCCCTTCACAGCTCAGTGGTGGCGAAATGCAGCGGGTGGCGGTGGCGCGTGCCCTGGTGAACAACCCCGAAATCATCCTGGCCGATGAGCCCACGGGCAATCTGGACAGCGAGAACAGCGAAAAGATTTTCGGACTGCTGCGCTCTCTGCACGAGCGGGGCATCACCGTGGTCATGATCACCCATAACGACGAGCTGGCGCAGCGGGCGCAACGGGTGATCCGCCTGCGTGATGGAAAGATCTGCAGCAGGCAGTGA
- the gltX gene encoding glutamate--tRNA ligase, with protein MVRVRFAPSPTGHLHVGGARTALFNYFYAKAQGGRLILRVEDTDQARSTRESEAMVLEDLRWLGVQWDEGPDVGGDYGPYRQSERTGIYLEYARKLLEADKAYHCYCTDAELEASREEATRLKITPHYNGRCRNLSPEQAAAFEKEGRRPTVRFRAPLRDYVLNDIIRGDVTFKDGMIGDFIIMRSDGMPVYNFCVSIDDVLMEITHVIRAEEHLSNTLRQMMICEALGVEPPRYAHVSLILGEDRSKLSKRHGATSVGQYQEKGYLPEAMVNYLSLLGWSSGSEEELFSVERIIELFSLERINRAAAVFDNAKLDWMNAHYIREADLPRITALMKPYLMQTGLIDGAKDENQLQLEIDIIRGNCTVLADVSTYYPIFLDRDPLLEEDGRAFLQLETSRPLVEEVLKRVEALSQALDGEVYKDMVKEAGKVVGVKGKNLFMTLRVALTGKCRGPELDLLVPVLGQSVVCRRLRWALEQMN; from the coding sequence ATGGTACGAGTCCGATTTGCCCCAAGCCCCACTGGTCACCTGCACGTGGGTGGCGCGCGAACTGCGCTGTTCAATTACTTTTATGCCAAAGCCCAGGGGGGCAGGCTCATCCTGCGGGTGGAGGACACGGATCAGGCCCGCAGCACCCGTGAAAGTGAAGCCATGGTGCTGGAAGATCTGCGCTGGCTCGGTGTTCAGTGGGATGAAGGCCCCGATGTGGGTGGCGATTACGGCCCCTATCGCCAGTCCGAACGCACCGGAATCTACCTGGAATACGCCCGCAAACTGCTGGAGGCTGACAAGGCTTACCACTGCTACTGCACTGATGCAGAGCTGGAAGCCTCCCGTGAGGAAGCCACCCGCCTGAAGATCACCCCCCACTACAATGGCCGCTGCCGAAATCTCAGCCCGGAGCAGGCTGCCGCCTTTGAAAAAGAGGGACGCAGGCCCACCGTGCGCTTTCGCGCGCCCCTGCGGGACTATGTCCTCAACGACATCATCCGCGGCGACGTCACCTTCAAGGATGGCATGATCGGCGACTTCATCATCATGCGTTCCGACGGCATGCCCGTCTATAATTTCTGTGTCAGCATTGACGATGTCCTCATGGAGATCACCCACGTCATCCGCGCTGAGGAGCACCTCAGCAATACCCTGCGCCAGATGATGATCTGCGAAGCCCTGGGCGTGGAGCCCCCCCGTTACGCCCATGTCAGTCTGATTCTGGGCGAGGATCGCTCCAAGCTCAGCAAGCGCCACGGTGCCACCAGCGTGGGCCAGTACCAGGAAAAGGGCTACCTGCCTGAAGCTATGGTCAACTACCTGAGCCTGCTGGGCTGGAGCAGTGGCAGCGAAGAGGAGTTGTTCAGCGTGGAGCGCATCATCGAGCTGTTCAGCCTGGAGCGCATCAACCGCGCCGCCGCTGTCTTCGACAACGCCAAGCTGGACTGGATGAACGCCCACTACATCCGCGAAGCCGACCTGCCGCGCATCACGGCGCTGATGAAACCGTACCTGATGCAGACAGGTCTCATAGATGGTGCCAAGGACGAGAATCAGCTGCAGCTTGAGATTGATATTATCCGGGGCAACTGTACGGTGCTGGCAGATGTGAGCACCTATTACCCCATTTTCCTCGACCGCGATCCACTCCTGGAGGAAGATGGCCGCGCGTTTTTGCAGCTGGAAACCAGCCGTCCCCTGGTCGAGGAGGTGTTGAAGCGTGTGGAAGCTCTCTCCCAGGCTCTTGATGGGGAAGTGTATAAGGATATGGTCAAGGAAGCGGGCAAGGTCGTGGGTGTGAAGGGGAAGAATCTCTTTATGACCCTGCGGGTGGCTTTGACCGGCAAGTGCCGTGGTCCGGAGCTTGATCTGCTGGTACCGGTGCTGGGCCAGTCCGTGGTCTGCCGGCGTCTGCGCTGGGCACTGGAGCAGATGAATTGA
- a CDS encoding DNA-binding protein — MYRISLLLALVAISLLLVACGTKEEVYGSGVNPAAPVITVQDAFFNKDLLETEVTMEGFIQTQCTSNGCWFMLKDDTGQIFVDLSRHSFSLPARLGHDARATGTLTTYNNNLLLVASGVVLK; from the coding sequence ATGTACCGAATTTCTCTCTTGCTGGCACTGGTTGCCATTTCCCTTCTGCTGGTTGCCTGTGGCACCAAGGAAGAGGTGTACGGATCAGGGGTGAATCCCGCCGCTCCGGTGATTACGGTTCAGGATGCCTTCTTTAACAAGGATCTCCTGGAAACCGAGGTGACCATGGAAGGTTTTATACAGACCCAGTGCACCTCCAATGGCTGCTGGTTCATGCTGAAGGACGATACCGGGCAGATCTTTGTGGACCTCTCCCGTCACAGCTTCTCTCTGCCTGCGCGTCTTGGACACGATGCCCGCGCGACGGGCACGCTGACGACCTATAATAACAACCTCTTGCTGGTTGCCAGTGGGGTGGTACTCAAATGA